The genomic window ATACTGGATGTTGCTACGTGCTGACGGGTATCTGACGATGCATAATAGATATATACTGCTCCGTCTTCATCAGCAATCCACCCGTTACTAAATAAAACATTTGACACATCGCCCACTCTTTCATCGCCTTCCGGGGCCATAAAGTAACCTGCTGGTTTGTGAATAACCGCTGTCAGGTCGTTTAGACTCGTCATAAACATATAAAGCACATACCGCAGGCCCGCAGCAGTATTGCGCACGCCATGAGCTAGATGCAACCATCCATGCGGTGTCTTAATCGGAGCTGGGCCCAGCCCATTCTTTGCCTCGTAAACGGTATGATACATTTTCCTGTCGATCACCGTTTCCTCTTCGATGAAGGCATTCTCAATACTATCGCATAAGCCGAAACCAATTCCTCCCCCTTTACCCGCGTCAATAAAACTATCCTGCGGACGGGTATAAAAGGCGTATTTCCCATCTACAAATTCAGGATGTAACACGACGTTCCTTTGCTGCGGTGAAGGGGTTTTAAGATCCGGCAGTCTCTCCCATTTTACTAGATCTGTTGTCCGGGCAATCCCACATTGTGCCACTGCTGCTGACTGATCTCCTTCAGGGGCGAATAGATCACGGCGTTCGGTACAGAACAAGCCATATATCCATCCGTCTTCGTGTTTTACCAGGCGCATATCGTACACGTTGGTATCCGGGGTATCGGTTTGAGGCATAACGATAGGATATTCCCAAAACCTGAAATTATCGATGCCATTATCACTTTCAGCCACTGCAAAAAATGACTTCCTGTCGAGACCTTCCACTCTGGCTACGATCACATACTTTCCTCTGAACTTTATAGCTCCCGAATTGAAAGTGGCATTTATACCAAAACGCTCCAGTAAAAAAGGATTCTTTTCATAATTCAGGTCATACCGCCATTCCAAAGGCACGTGTGCCGCTGTGAGGACCGGATATTGATATCGCTCATAAATCCCGTTACCAAGGTTGTCTTGAACATTTTCTCTTCTTGTTAACTCCTTATAGGCCCGCTGTAATTCATATAATCGCTTTTCAAAGCTGACATTCTCCATTCCTTTTCTCTATTACTGGTTAAAATCTACTTGCCAAAATATACCTCTCGTACTATCGGAAAATCGTCAGATTCATATAGTAGTGGAGGCGGTTTATTTAATTGTAAATCTCCACATCGTTCCGGTAAAGCACTAATACTTTTTTAGCTAAACCTTATATAATACTGTGACGTTCTACTTTCAGCCGACTCTCTGGTATTGGACAACGGGCATTATTTCGATAGATACCCAAACAAGGAATGCGCTATACGCACTTAAAAGGCAGGTAAATGTTCGAATGGATTCAAATTCAAATCGCAAATAGAATGCATTTCTAAATACACTAAAAGATACTAATACTTTTTTAGCACTTTGACTACTTCTTTTTTTTAATCAACTATAAGCTTATCTTTAGCTGTGATGTTTTTGTCGGCAACTTATAGATGACAAAGCATCTCTTGTCTATACTAATAACCATTGTAAGGCCATGAACAAATTAATGAAAGAAATTACTCCTTTAACGCCGAATGACTGTTTCACCATCTTCTCCCGTGTTAAAAAAGAATTCAATTTCCCGCTTCATTTTCACGAAGAATATGAGTTAAACTTAATTATGAATGCGAGTGGCGCAAAGCGGATTGTAGGAGACCATATTTCTGTGATAGACGACCTTGAACTGGTATTGGTCGGGCCCAATTTACCACACGCCTGGTTCACCCATAAATGCACAAGCGAGGCTATAACAGAGCTGACAATACAATGGCACAAGGATTTATTTGACGAAAAACTCCTTAAAAGAAATCAACTCTCCTTTATCAGGAAAATGTTCGAACAAAGCGTAAGAGGCATCTCATTTACTAAAGAAACAATTCAATCAGTGTTACCAAGAATTCTTTCGTTAAGTCAGCGAAATGGCTTTGATTCTGTGATGGATCTGATCAACTTACTACATGACCTGTCGACATCAAGAAATATGTTAACCCTTTCTGATTCTACATTTGTTAACAATCAAAACTTCAATTACAACAGCCGGCGATTAGAGAAGGTATTTGAGTTTATGAATAACAATTACCACAAGGAAATATCTCTTAAAGACATAGCAAACTTAATAGGAATGACGGAAGAGTCCTTCAGCAGGTTCATTAAAAAGCGAACCGGCAACACATTCATTAACACATTAAACGAAATAAGATTAGGACACGCTTCCCGGATGCTTATTGATACAACCCACTCTATTACTGAAATATCATATCACTGTGGCTTTAACAATATTTCGAACTTCAACAGGCTGTTTAAGAAGAAAAAAAGCTGTACACCAAAAGAATTCAGAGAGAACTATTCGGGGAACAGGGTTTTCATATAGCAACCTTAATAAAGGATGTGACTGTAGTGACTCGTCAGCACCCTGTCTAACCCAGACACCCGACTGCTGATGGTTTACCTGCAGCTTTGTGGATCTGTCGATATATAGTTTTTAAGCACCTGCATTTGCGGTCTGTCAACTCCGCCTCGTGGTTGAATAGCCAGTCTGTAGCTTCCCCATCTCGGCCCTGCCGACCAGTAGGTTCCGTTTATACAATTGGCTTTCATATATTTTAACATATTATCCAATACCGGGAGCCATCGGGAATCATCATCAGGAATACCATACTCGCCAATAAAGCCTCTCTTCTTATTGGCCGTTAGCCAATCAACAAAGGGTTTTATTCGATTTACGCCAGTTTGAGCATTTGCCTTCTCCTCGTCATAACTACCATCATAAGTTCCTGCAGAAGTGTCATCAAAATAAATGTGAGCTTCATAGATCAACTTCTGCGAAGGGTCAGTTAGGTTCTTTAGATTATCGCTGACACGAGGCCAACGCTCTGCCGAACTATAACTATCGCCAGCAACGAGGATAGGTGTTTCCGTATCTATAGTTCTTATTTTTTCTATAACAGGCTGGATAATATTGAACCACGATGTCGGCGATGGCATATTAAAAGGCTCATTCATTACACCATAAGCCCAAATGTTTTCCCTATCTTTAAATACCCCGGCAAGTTTTCCCCAAAAATCGACGAAGGCAGCAGTTGGTAACGTCGGGCTCCCTATTATTTCTTTATTCCCATTTACCATCCTCCTCGCAAAATTGTGGACATCAGGGATAATCAAAATATCCCGTGCCGCAGCTGCATCTATAAAATCAGTAAGCCTTTTCAGTTCTACGGGATCCAAAGGACCATTTAAGGCTGGTTGCAACCGTTCCCATAAAAACGGCAACCTGACAAGGCGCATATTCTTTGATTTGAAATAATCAAGGTCGGTAACAAGGGGATAACTGTAATCCTGTCGATATTGTCCGGGAACATTAGAACCAAACTCTGCGCCAGACAAATTCGTGCCGAAGGGCTGGGGCTCTATACTAACAATCTCGCCTTCCTCTACCGGCTTTACGGCAGTATTCACCTTATCTTTACGGCAAGATAGAATCCCGATCATCGCGGCTATTAACAAAACCGATATCACTTTATTCATAATTACTATTGATTTATAGCTATTCAGATACAGCCTCCCGACTCAGCAGCTTACCCCTATCGAATAGAATATTTCACCCGATCTGTGATTCCATTCCAGTGGTCGGTGCGGAAAGGAGCAGCAGGCAATCCCGCTTCATTATAAAGATTTCCATCACTGGCGTCGTCGGCCCATCCATACCTTACGGCTACAGGATTCGGAACCTTACTATGAGCGACAACTACTTTATCACCATCTATTGTAACTTTTGCATAATAGAATTTTTGGTCAGAGCCGGCAATTTCAAACCCTTTTACATATCCGTATTTATCTTTCGCCCACAAACCGCCTTCCGCGTACTTAAAGCTCAGAATCGCCTGGTTATCCCTAATTTGTATGGATTTAAAAACTGGACCTGAAAAAGCAACTGGTTTTTTATAAGTTTTATTTAAAGCAACAGCAGCGAGGCGCTTCCCAACATCCTGTTTGTTTCTGGGATGAATATCATTGACATCGCCTATATCAATGGTTACTGCCATGCCGGTATTTGGCAGCGCCAACGCAGCGGACTGGGCTTCACGCAGTTCAGCCCAGGAACTTCCGTTGTTGCTATTCCCGTTTGCACCCTTCCAGCTCGAAAGCTGAACAAAGTAGAAAGGAAAGTCGCCCTGATGCCAATGATGCCGCCAATCGTTAATCAGCAACGGAAAAGTGGTCCTGTATTGGAAAGCGCGATTGGCATTGTTCTCACCCTGATACCAGATCACTCCTTTTATGGCGAAATCAGTTAATGGGTTTATCATTGCGTTGAATAACAGAGTGGGGAAATCGTTAGGATTGCCAACAGTTCCCGTATTCGTGCCCGAGTTCTCATATACCTCCTCAACTTGATATTTCCATTCTCCCGATAAAGGATACATCTTGTCTGAAATTGTAATTTTCAATTCATCACTTGTTCCGTAAACACCACCTCCTCCTCCGTTATCCTCTATGCGGACAGCTATCACGTTTTTCCCTTCTTTCAACACTACGGCTGAAATGGGATAGACACGTCTTTCGTTATATTTGTCATGCATCTGTCCCACCTCTATTCCGTTTACGTAGGTAACATCAGAATCATCGATACGTGCAAGTTCAAGAATCGCCGGTTTCCCTGCATCATCTGCAGAAAGCACTATCGTTTTCCGAAACCACACTACGCCATCGAAATTCTCTATGGATTGCTCCCACAAACCGGGAAGCTTCGCTTGATGCCATTCTCCATCATTGAATGATAACTCCTTCCATGTTGTGGTACTTCCTATGCCGGGAAAGCCACCCTGAAGTTCTTTGATTCGTTTAATCACCTGCTCTTTCCGCTGTTTTATCAGCAATTGAAGATCAGCGTCTTTCTTTGTTGCGACAGTTCCATCTTTAAACAAATCACTTTTCTCTAATGACGTCTGACTAATCCAGGTTTCTATATCAGTCCCGCCCCATGAGGAATGAACTAAGCCAATAGGAACATGAAGCTCTTTATATAGCTCCCTGGCGTAAAAATATCCTACGGCAGAAAACCTTGCTACGTCCTCCCCGTCTGCTATTTTCCATGAAACAGACCTGTCTAAATCGCTTTTTGGATGATAAGCCATTGCTTTAGGCACTTCCAAATGGCGTATCTCATTATACTTAGCATCTCTAATTTCAGAAGTTGCATTTTGGCTGCTGCTTACGGCAAACTCCATATTTGATTGACCAGAACACACCCACACATCGCCCATCAATATATCTGAAAGAGTAATCATGTTCTTACCTTTAACAGTAAGAGAATAGGGGCCTCCGGCCTTTTCAGCATCTAGCTCAAGCCTCCATTTCCCGTCTTTACCAGTCGTTGTAGTCTTCAGTTGATTGCGAAACTTGACTGTAATCTTTTCACCTTTATCAGCCCAGCCCCAAACAGGTATGGGCTGGTCACGCTGTAAAACCATATTGTTACCAAACAATACAGGCAGACGAATATCTGCAAACGTCGCCGAAGCAAAAAAAACAGTAGCGAATGAGAGGATACAGACTTTCATGTAATAGAAATTAAACGGTCCAGTGTTTACCAAAACCCATCAAGTTTCAGAGACATTTATTTCTTGTCTGCTGTCTTGTATTTTTCCAGAACTTTCATTTGAGGCCTGTCCTGTCCGTTCACCGGTTCCACGGCCAATTTATACTTTCCCCACATTGGTCCGGCAGCCCAGTAAGTACCATTTATGTCATTCTTTTTTAAATAGGCAAGGAAGTTATCAAGAGTAACCAGCCACCTTGGATCATTGTCGGGCACGCCATATTCACCAATAAATCCTCTCAAATTGTTTTTTTTCAGCCAATTGACAAACGGCACAGCTCGTACAATACCAGTACTTGGAGTCGCCATCTCCTTTTCATAGGTATTTCTGTATGAGCCGGAGGCGTCTTCATCAAAATAAATATGTCCTTCATATATCAGATTCCTTGAAGGATCTTTTAAATTCTTCAGATTTCCGCTCATCACTGGCCATCGTTCCGCAGAGCTCCAGCTATCGCCGGCAACAATAATAGGAGTTCTGGTGTCAACGCTTCTTATCTGAGTAATAATCCCCTGGGCAATATTAAACCAAGGTGTGTTTTCTAAAAGATCGTGAGGCTCATTCATTATACCATAACCCCAAATGTTCGAATACGACCTGAACTCCCCCGCCAGCTTAGCCCAGGCATCTGCCACATGGGCGATACTGACTTCGGGCGAACCAATTATGTGTCTGGTTCCGTTTTCGTACCTGCGACAATAATTATGCATGTCGAGAATAACCCAAAGTCCTCTCTCTTTAGCATTATCAACAAAAGTCTTCATTCGTTTCAACTCCTCCACATCCAGGCTGCCGTTCAACTGAGGCTGAATCCGCTCCCATAAAAATGGCAACCTAAAAAGAGTAAGGCCTTTCGATTTAAAATAATCCAATTCCGCCGTAGTTGGATAGATATAGTTTTTATTATAAATCCCAGGTATTTTATCGTGGGCAAATTCTGCTCCTGCGAGGTTTATACCGAAAGGCAAGTCAGACTGCTGCGCCATGCTGCCCTGAAATAACCCACTTATCAACAGTGCTGTTAATATAAATCGAAACATCATACTCTTAATTTTAATAGTTTTGAAGGCTTTGTATTGATATGGTCAAAGATAGGGCTGCAGCCATGTGTACCTATAATACTTTTATAGCTTATGATATGAATAAATTATCTTCTGATAAGAGCTACACAACCGAATCGCCGCGTACAAAACGCTCCTCCCCGAGATCTATACTTGAAATAATAAGCCGTCTCTGGTACTTTTTAATCATTTTGCTATCCTATCTTATCCCACTTTGATCATCCTCATCTGCAATATTTACTTTTGATTATCCTCTAAACATTTTTCAAGGACAGATCAAATGATTAAGAAAAGTATACTGACGTCTACCTTCCTGTTACTCCTTCTAAACGGATATGCTCAGCATCTTAAAATCAGCGCGAGCAAGCGCTATATAGAAACACAGAATAAAAAGCCCTTTTTATGGATAGGCGACACGGCCTGGGAGTTATTTCATAAACTAACCCGGGAAGAAGCAGACATTTATTTAAGCAAAAGAGCACAGCAGGGCTTCACTGTCGTACAAGCAGTTATATTGGCTGAAAACGATGGCTTGAGGACTCCAAATGCTTACGGCGATCTTCCATTGAATAATCTGTCTCCGGAATATCCAAACGAAAAATATTTCGAACATGTTGACTATATCATAAACAAAGCGGAAGAACTGGGTTTATTCATCGCAATGCTACCCACCTGGGGAGATAAAGTATTCTCCAACCGCCCAGGGCCGGGCCCTGTGGTATTTAACGAGTTAAATTCCGGTATCTTCGGGGAATTCCTCGGAAGGCGGTACAGAGAGAAACCTGTAATTTGGGTATTAGGAGGTGACAGAAACATAGAAAACGACGAAGTTATGAACATTTGGCGCTCCATGGCAAGAGGCTTAAGTAAAGGGGACAACGGCAATCACCTTATCACATATCATCCGGCCGGAGAAGCTTCTTCGTCTCAATGGTTTCAGAACGAGGAGTGGCTGGATTTTAACATGTATCAGAGCGGCCATGCCAGCCGTTTTATGAAAGTATACAAGTTTGCCGGGGACGATTATTCCAAGTTGCCGGTAAAACCGTTTCTTGAAGCCGAACCGGCCTATGAAGATATACCCGTTCAGTTCTGGAATTTCATAGACTGGAAAAACGTCAAAAAAGTACCGGATAGCATCTTAAACGCCGATAGCCTGCTAATTGATAGAAGCCATTTTAAAAAGGGCTTCTTTACAGATTATGATGTAAGGGTACACGCCTATTGGAACTTTCTTGCCGGAGCATGCGGTTACACCTATGGAAATAATGCAGTGTGGCAGATGTTTAAAAAAGGAGCTCCTTATACCATCCCATGTTTAACAGATTGGGAAGAAGCACTTGGCAGTCCCGGAGCCTATGACATGCAGCATGTTAAGAAACTATTTACATTAAGACCTTTTTCTCAAATAGTACCGTTTCAGGAGTTTATAAGAGGAGAGAACCCGGAAGATAGTACTCATATCAGAGCTGCCAGAGCTCAGGATAACTCCTTTGCCCTTGTTTATCTTTCAACGGGACAAACTGCCGACCTTAACATAAATCTTCTCAAAAGCAAAAAACTCCTCTTTTGGTGGTACGATCCCAGAAATGGGAGCCGATCGAAAACAAAAAAAGTGAGACCAGAGGTCCATCGGCAATTCTCCCCCCCGAGTTCAGAGTTCGGCAACGACTGGATTTTAGTATTTGATAGAAAATAACCCGTCTTAAGCTCCATTTTATTTATCTTGCAATCAAATCCATGAGAGCAGTTATACAACGAGTGACCGAAGCATCCTGTAAGGTTGATGGAAAAATAACCGGACAAATCCGGACCGGCTTGCTTGTTCTTCTTGGAATTGAGGACAGCGACGGCCATGAGGACATTAAATGGCTTGCACAAAAGATGGTGAACATGAGAATCTTCAGCGACGATAATGGACTAATGAACAAGTCGCTCATGGACGTGGATGGAGGCATCCTCCTCATTTCGCAATTTACCCTGTTCGCCCAAACGAAAAAGGGCAACCGGCCCGGGTTTACACGCGCGGCGAAACCAGAACAAGCAATCCCGCTTTATGAACAGATGCTTGCAGAACTCAATCTGCTGACCGGTAAAAAAACTGCTGCAGGCATTTTTGGAGCCGACATGAAAATCGAGCTGCTTAACGACGGTCCTGTAACAATCCTCGTAGATACAAAGAATAAGGAATAAGAAACCTATAGCGAGCGCCAGTCGTTTACTCTCTGCATCCCCTCTAACCTCACCCCTCGCCCCTTCAAGGAAGAAATATCATTGATGGTTGCCTTTTTTCGTTGTCGGGGATCATGCCTCTTTGGGAACTTTCTTCCCTTTAGGCTACATTGCTTCCCGCAACACATCGTTGCCGAAGTACTCCAGCATGTAAAATACCTGCTGAGACCGCCCTGTAGATTTCCTCTCCCTGTGTTATCCGCATAGGAAATAAGGGATATAATCGGCAACTTTACGACAACAAAGCAAAGAGCTATTATGACTATTGATGAAGCACAAACGCTGGTTGACAACTGGATTAAGACCACAGGCATAAGGTATTTCAACGAACTCACCAATACCGCTATTTTAATGGAGGAAGTGGGCGAAGTCGCGCGCATTATGTCACGCAGGTACGGCGAACAGTCATTCAAAGAATCGGATAAAAAAGTTGATCTGGGAGATGAGATGGCCGATGTGCTTTTTGTACTGATCTGTCTGGCAAATCAAACAGGAATAAACCTGACTGAAGCGCTGGAAAAGAACCTGAAAAAAAAGAGCATCCGTGATGCTGACCGTCATAAAAACAACGAAAAGCTAATGTAAAATCAGGAGCCGGCAGATCTCTATCCGAACTCCCGTGTTATAACTTCACCAGCTTATCCCCTTCGAGCACCGGTATAGCCCGGGTGATATCCACATTCAGACAAAAGGCGATATCTGCTTCTATGCCTAACTTTTTCAACCGCTCGCTATGCGAAGTTTTCTTAAGGTAAGCCCGCAGGTCGTCTTTCGCGAGGTCGTATAAATCGAGGGCTGCGATTGAAGAGTCATCTGGCTTATAGCCTGAGGACTGTAACTGGCTTACAACGGCGCCTGCAAATATGGTATCTTCAAGATTAAACTTATTCTTCCATCCCGCACAGACTAAAAGAACATTTTCCTGCTGACTGATGAGCCATTCGGACAAAGAAGTAAGGTTAAAGAACGATCCTATTGCAATCTTCTTTGCCTGCCGTGAGAGGTGGATGGCGTGCGTACCGTTAGTAGTGGTAAGTACCACCGTCTTCCCGGCCACTTTTTCGGCGGTATAAGCAAAGGGAGAGTTACCGAAGTCAAAGCCTTCCACTACTTCGCCGTCGCGCTCCGCCGCAAGCAAACATTCGGTACCGTGATAAGCCGCGCACTCTTCTACTTTTGATACCGGGATAATTGCTGCTGCTCCGTTTTCTATGCCATAACAGATAGAAGAAGTAGCTCGGAAAATGTCGATTACAACAACGATGCTATTCTCTATATCATACAAAGGCAACAAGGCCGGTGTAAGACAAACTTCGATCTTTAATTGTTCCGGGGATGTTAATTGTACTACTTTCAACTCTTATGCTTTATAGAAAGGTAGTTTCACAACGCATGCCTTTACAGAGGCATTCCGGATCTTAATAAATACTTCGGTTCCGGGAGTGGAGAAAGCTGTTTTGACATATCCCATTCCAACGGCTTTCTGAAGCGATGGCGACTGGGTTCCGGAAGTAACCTTTCCTATGGTATTTCCTTCTGCATCAACTATTTCATAATCGTGCCTCGGAATGCCTCTTTCAATCATTTCAAAACCCACAAGCTTACGTTCCACTCCATTCTTCTTTTGTTCTGCAAGCTTGTCTGAATTCACAAAGTCTTTTGTAAACTTCGTTATCCAACCCAGTCCGGCCTCAAGTGGCGACGTGGTATCATCAATGTCATTTCCGTAGAGACAGAAGCCCATTTCCAGACGAAGCGTGTCGCGGGCCCCCAACCCTATTGGCTTAATTCCTGCATCTGTCCCCGCGATAAAAATCGCATCCCAGATATGCTGAGCATGAGCGTTATCTACATAGATTTCAAAGCCGCCAGCACCTGTATACCCCGTTGCTGATATTAGCACATTCTCTATACCTGCGAAAGTCCCTTTTTTAAAGGAATAGTATTCCATGGAGGAAAGATCCGTTTCGGTCAGCTTTTGCAGAACTTCTGTCGCTTTAGGACCTTGCACTGCAAGTAAAGAAGTACGGTCAGAAATATCTTTCATCTCCACGCCGTAGTTGTTATATTTTGAAATCCAGTTCCAGTCTTTTTCAGTGTTTGAGGCATTAACAACCAGCATATAGGTTTTCTCATCAATACGGTAAACTAAAAGATCATCGACGATGCCTCCGGTTTCATTTGGAAGACAGGAATATTGCACTTTACCATCTACCAGCTTTGATGCGTCATTAGAAGTAACCTTTTGAATCAGATCGAGCGCTTTTTCTCCTTTAAGAATAAACTCTCCCATATGGCTGACGTCGAAAACTCCCACTCCGGTTCTTACCGTAAGATGTTCGGCGTTGATTCCTTCATATTGCACGGGCATATTGTATCCTGCAAAAGGAACCATTTTAGCACCGAGAGAAATATGTATGTCGGTTAATGCTGTATTTTTCATTGTTTGTATTGAGGATTACTGCCAAAAATACGTTTTATTTGAGAATGATGTGGACCGGTAAGTCTATTTCCTGAAAATATCCTCTAGCGGCACGGTTCACCAGAAAAACTTTCTGATTACGACAGGTTTCAGGGCTTTGAGGAGAAAAATCAAATCAGCTCTAACGCCAGCTGTGGATCAGTAACCCTGAACGTTCGGCGGTGGTAAGGTGAAAATCCATATCGCAGCACAGCATTACGGTGTTTTATGGTGGGATATCCTTTATTACTGCACCAGTCGTACTCGGGATGGAGGATGGCCAGTTCTTTCATAAAGTCGTCGCGGTATGTTTTAGCAAGGATTGAGGCCGCTGCGATAGAAAAATACTTCCCATCACCCTTGACAATACAGGCATGGGGAACTTCCTGATACTTTTTAAACCGGTTGCCGTCAATCAGCACAAAGCCAGGGCGGATGTGGAGCATATCCAGCGCTTTATGCATGGCAAGAAATGAAGCATTTAGGATATTTATCCGGTCTATCTCATCATGATCAACCTGTGCAACGGCGTAAGCGATTGCTTTATTCTCAATGATCTTGCGAAGCTCATAACGATCCTCTTCACAGAGCTGCTTGGAATCAGTAAGCTGCTCATGCGTGAAATCGCGCGGCAATATCACTGCAGCAGCAAACACCGGCCCGGCGAGACATCCTCTTCCCGCTTCGTCGCAGCCCGCTTCAATAAATTCTTCCTGATAATACGAGAAAAGCATCTTTCAAAAATAACAATTAGTAAATAAGTATCAAGTAACTAGTATCAAGTATCAAGACATAATGCATATTAGCGTGCTTCTACACCATTTACATAAAACACTTCTCCTAAAGTCAATCCTACATCGCATAACCTTACGTTCAATAAAGGCAGGCCCTAAACATCAGAAACTTTATCTTGATACTTGATACTAGCTACTTGATACTGAGATATACTTGATACTATCATCTTGCTACTTGCTACTGAACATGCTAGTAGATCTTCAGGGTGAGCAGCGTGATGTCATCG from Arcticibacter tournemirensis includes these protein-coding regions:
- a CDS encoding glycoside hydrolase family 5 protein is translated as MMFRFILTALLISGLFQGSMAQQSDLPFGINLAGAEFAHDKIPGIYNKNYIYPTTAELDYFKSKGLTLFRLPFLWERIQPQLNGSLDVEELKRMKTFVDNAKERGLWVILDMHNYCRRYENGTRHIIGSPEVSIAHVADAWAKLAGEFRSYSNIWGYGIMNEPHDLLENTPWFNIAQGIITQIRSVDTRTPIIVAGDSWSSAERWPVMSGNLKNLKDPSRNLIYEGHIYFDEDASGSYRNTYEKEMATPSTGIVRAVPFVNWLKKNNLRGFIGEYGVPDNDPRWLVTLDNFLAYLKKNDINGTYWAAGPMWGKYKLAVEPVNGQDRPQMKVLEKYKTADKK
- a CDS encoding nucleotide pyrophosphohydrolase; the protein is MTIDEAQTLVDNWIKTTGIRYFNELTNTAILMEEVGEVARIMSRRYGEQSFKESDKKVDLGDEMADVLFVLICLANQTGINLTEALEKNLKKKSIRDADRHKNNEKLM
- a CDS encoding sialate O-acetylesterase, with the protein product MKVCILSFATVFFASATFADIRLPVLFGNNMVLQRDQPIPVWGWADKGEKITVKFRNQLKTTTTGKDGKWRLELDAEKAGGPYSLTVKGKNMITLSDILMGDVWVCSGQSNMEFAVSSSQNATSEIRDAKYNEIRHLEVPKAMAYHPKSDLDRSVSWKIADGEDVARFSAVGYFYARELYKELHVPIGLVHSSWGGTDIETWISQTSLEKSDLFKDGTVATKKDADLQLLIKQRKEQVIKRIKELQGGFPGIGSTTTWKELSFNDGEWHQAKLPGLWEQSIENFDGVVWFRKTIVLSADDAGKPAILELARIDDSDVTYVNGIEVGQMHDKYNERRVYPISAVVLKEGKNVIAVRIEDNGGGGGVYGTSDELKITISDKMYPLSGEWKYQVEEVYENSGTNTGTVGNPNDFPTLLFNAMINPLTDFAIKGVIWYQGENNANRAFQYRTTFPLLINDWRHHWHQGDFPFYFVQLSSWKGANGNSNNGSSWAELREAQSAALALPNTGMAVTIDIGDVNDIHPRNKQDVGKRLAAVALNKTYKKPVAFSGPVFKSIQIRDNQAILSFKYAEGGLWAKDKYGYVKGFEIAGSDQKFYYAKVTIDGDKVVVAHSKVPNPVAVRYGWADDASDGNLYNEAGLPAAPFRTDHWNGITDRVKYSIR
- the dtd gene encoding D-aminoacyl-tRNA deacylase; translated protein: MRAVIQRVTEASCKVDGKITGQIRTGLLVLLGIEDSDGHEDIKWLAQKMVNMRIFSDDNGLMNKSLMDVDGGILLISQFTLFAQTKKGNRPGFTRAAKPEQAIPLYEQMLAELNLLTGKKTAAGIFGADMKIELLNDGPVTILVDTKNKE
- a CDS encoding glycosidase gives rise to the protein MENVSFEKRLYELQRAYKELTRRENVQDNLGNGIYERYQYPVLTAAHVPLEWRYDLNYEKNPFLLERFGINATFNSGAIKFRGKYVIVARVEGLDRKSFFAVAESDNGIDNFRFWEYPIVMPQTDTPDTNVYDMRLVKHEDGWIYGLFCTERRDLFAPEGDQSAAVAQCGIARTTDLVKWERLPDLKTPSPQQRNVVLHPEFVDGKYAFYTRPQDSFIDAGKGGGIGFGLCDSIENAFIEEETVIDRKMYHTVYEAKNGLGPAPIKTPHGWLHLAHGVRNTAAGLRYVLYMFMTSLNDLTAVIHKPAGYFMAPEGDERVGDVSNVLFSNGWIADEDGAVYIYYASSDTRQHVATSSIDRLVDYVINTPEDQYRSAKSAEMVCNIIDSNKGVVMSAF
- a CDS encoding AraC family transcriptional regulator — translated: MNKLMKEITPLTPNDCFTIFSRVKKEFNFPLHFHEEYELNLIMNASGAKRIVGDHISVIDDLELVLVGPNLPHAWFTHKCTSEAITELTIQWHKDLFDEKLLKRNQLSFIRKMFEQSVRGISFTKETIQSVLPRILSLSQRNGFDSVMDLINLLHDLSTSRNMLTLSDSTFVNNQNFNYNSRRLEKVFEFMNNNYHKEISLKDIANLIGMTEESFSRFIKKRTGNTFINTLNEIRLGHASRMLIDTTHSITEISYHCGFNNISNFNRLFKKKKSCTPKEFRENYSGNRVFI
- a CDS encoding glycoside hydrolase family 140 protein; the protein is MIKKSILTSTFLLLLLNGYAQHLKISASKRYIETQNKKPFLWIGDTAWELFHKLTREEADIYLSKRAQQGFTVVQAVILAENDGLRTPNAYGDLPLNNLSPEYPNEKYFEHVDYIINKAEELGLFIAMLPTWGDKVFSNRPGPGPVVFNELNSGIFGEFLGRRYREKPVIWVLGGDRNIENDEVMNIWRSMARGLSKGDNGNHLITYHPAGEASSSQWFQNEEWLDFNMYQSGHASRFMKVYKFAGDDYSKLPVKPFLEAEPAYEDIPVQFWNFIDWKNVKKVPDSILNADSLLIDRSHFKKGFFTDYDVRVHAYWNFLAGACGYTYGNNAVWQMFKKGAPYTIPCLTDWEEALGSPGAYDMQHVKKLFTLRPFSQIVPFQEFIRGENPEDSTHIRAARAQDNSFALVYLSTGQTADLNINLLKSKKLLFWWYDPRNGSRSKTKKVRPEVHRQFSPPSSEFGNDWILVFDRK
- a CDS encoding glycoside hydrolase family 5 protein; its protein translation is MNKVISVLLIAAMIGILSCRKDKVNTAVKPVEEGEIVSIEPQPFGTNLSGAEFGSNVPGQYRQDYSYPLVTDLDYFKSKNMRLVRLPFLWERLQPALNGPLDPVELKRLTDFIDAAAARDILIIPDVHNFARRMVNGNKEIIGSPTLPTAAFVDFWGKLAGVFKDRENIWAYGVMNEPFNMPSPTSWFNIIQPVIEKIRTIDTETPILVAGDSYSSAERWPRVSDNLKNLTDPSQKLIYEAHIYFDDTSAGTYDGSYDEEKANAQTGVNRIKPFVDWLTANKKRGFIGEYGIPDDDSRWLPVLDNMLKYMKANCINGTYWSAGPRWGSYRLAIQPRGGVDRPQMQVLKNYISTDPQSCR
- a CDS encoding 2-phosphosulfolactate phosphatase; amino-acid sequence: MKVVQLTSPEQLKIEVCLTPALLPLYDIENSIVVVIDIFRATSSICYGIENGAAAIIPVSKVEECAAYHGTECLLAAERDGEVVEGFDFGNSPFAYTAEKVAGKTVVLTTTNGTHAIHLSRQAKKIAIGSFFNLTSLSEWLISQQENVLLVCAGWKNKFNLEDTIFAGAVVSQLQSSGYKPDDSSIAALDLYDLAKDDLRAYLKKTSHSERLKKLGIEADIAFCLNVDITRAIPVLEGDKLVKL